The genome window TTAACCGACGATTTTTTGCGTGATAAACCTAAATTTGAAGAGATAGCACAAGAATTTATCGATTTTATTAAAGGTGCAGAGTTAGTTATCCATAACGCGAAGTTTGACGTTGGCTTTATGGACCATGAGTTTATGCTTGCCAATATGGGGCTACCAAAAACTGAAGATATCTGTACGGTTACGGATACGTTAAAGGTATCGAAAGACGAGTTTGGCTCGCCAAAAACGTTGGACTATTTAGCGCGTTTTTATAAAGTAGATAAATTAATTGACCGCACCTATCACGGGGCTTTGATCGATGCCCAGTTATTAGCCTTTGTTTACGTGGAAATGACACGTAAACAAGCCGCGTTAAATTTAATGGTGGGAGATGGTACTAAAGACGGTGAAGATGTGAATGCCATCAGAAGGCTATCTTCGTCACGGCAAAAATTAAAGATTATCCATGCAACTGCCGATGAAGAGCTAGCACATAAAGAAAGACTAGCTATAGTTGCAGAAAAAGGGAGCGAGCCTATATGGCCAAATTGAGCCTGATAGTATCTTTGATTGTTGTATATTTATTATCATTTACTACTAAGGGATTTACCTTTAGTGAAACGCCCGAAATTAAATATTACGAACAGGATGATATTACTAACCAAATCCCATATTTTGATAATCGCTTTCATATTGATGCGCAATTAGAAGAAGTGACGTTGTTATTTTATCGTAGACGCGGCACACCACCGATTATTTTAGTCCGCCCTGATGGCAGCAAGTATAAAATTAATACGATCCCCCAAGATAAAGTGCAGTGGTATGACGATCAAACCTTTGACATGATCCAAATCAAGAAGCCTATGCCTGGTCCTTGGCAGGCGATTGGCGATATTTTGCCTAATAGTAAGATCATGTTAGTGACTGATGTGAGGCTGGAAGTTGAACCTTTGGCTGAGATCTTGTTATCGGGAGAAACGCTTAAGGTTGAAGCGCAAATTTATAATAGCGATAAGGTTATTGATGATCCGCTATTTAATGATGTCATTGAGCTCGAAATTGCATTTTATAGTACTAATAACTCAGCGTATGATAATTTTGGTGCTGAACCTATTGAGCTTGGTACGTTTCGTGATGATGGCTACGAATTAGATGAGTATGCCAGAGACAGTCTTTTTACCGGTGAATTTACACTGGACTTTTCTGCTGGTGAGTGGCTACCTATTTATAGGGTAAAAATGCCCATGGCAACGCGGGAATTAAGACAAAAGCCCGTCATTGTCAGGCCGAATCCAATAACTCTTTCAATTGAAACTTCTTTAAGCCCTGAACAAGGCCATACTTTAACCCTTAATATTGATGACACTTATGTCGATGTTAATAGTTTAATTTTTCAGGGCAAAGTTATTTTCCCGGATCGACAAAGTGAACCCTTTGCTATTATGGATGGTTCCGGGAAACAGCGAATTAAAATGATTGATTATTCTGAACCCGGTTTACACCGCGTTAGTTTAAATGCCTTTGGGACAACGATAAACGGTCGGGAGTTTCGTTTAGTCGTACCTGACTTTAGTTTTAACGTTGAACGCCCTGATGGGCCATTAGTGCCAACCTTAGATGGTGAATCCTCGGAAAGCTCTGCTGAGGCAGCTGCACGAGAAATGGCAGAAAAGATTGCTGAAGAAAAAGCGCAATTTGAAATGCAAATAGCACAGGCAAAAGCTGAACAAGAAGCTCAAGTCAAGGCTAGAGAACAACGAACCTGGATCATTATTGGCGTCGCAAATGGTATTATTATCTTGTTAGGTATTGGTGTATTTTTCTATTTGCGTAAAAAGAAGCTCGCTAATAAAGGATAATTTTTACCTGATTTGCTATGTTTTTCGACTTATTGCTCATCAATTGTCCATATAGTTAATTGATCGTAAAAAAGTGGTTGACGCATTCGATTGTTAACCGTATTATTCCCGCCGCATTCAACGACTTGTTGTTGAACGCAGTAATTAAGGCGCGGAGTGGTAGTTCAGTTGGTTAGAATACCGGCCTGTCACGCCGGGGGTCGCGGGTTCGAGTCCCGTCCACTCCGCCAAATTAATTATTGCATTATATCTTCTGCGGAGTGGTAGTTCAGTTGGTTAGAATACCGGCCTGTCACGCCGGGGGTCGCGGGTTCGAGTCCCGTCCACTCCGCCACTAGATATAACCTTAGACAAGTTGAAGTTTGAAATACTGCGGAGTGGTAGTTCAGTTGGTTAGAATACCGGCCTGTCACGCCGGGGGTCGCGGGTTCGAGTCCCGTCCACTCCGCCACTATTTCAAATGACTTATTGGAAATGCGCTTAAGAAAAATATCGCGGAGTGGTAGTTCAGTTGGTTAGAATACCGGCCTGTCACGCCGGGGGTCGCGGGTTCGAGTCCCGTCCACTCCGCCACATTTTTCCTTCATCTCTTCTTAGTTTAAAATTCTTAGTATTCTGTTTAATCATCTCATTGTATTAATTCTGATATTTATCTTTTATCTCAAGCCGTGGTTATTTATTTTGACTGGTGTTGACTAGAGTGATCAATTCACTGCGGGTATTAATACCGAGTTTTAAATAAATGCGGTAGAGGTGATTTGAAACGGTTGATGGTGACAGTTCAAGTTGCCTAGCGACTTGTTTAAATGTTCCTCCCTGACATATCTTATCTACTACTTGTTTTTCTCTGTTAGTAAGCTGATCTAATTGATTTTTTACCCGTACCGATATCTTGTATAATTCACCATAAGGCAGCACTTCAAATAGCAAATTATTGTAACTAAAGCTGGTTGAATGAGATAAAAAGTCGAATGGAAATTTTTGTAGTTTTGGCGCTGGAAAGTACTGCTCAATGATATCGAGAAATTTTTGCGTCACACTATGATATATCCCTTTAGCATCACATAAGGCGCTGCGATTTTCTAGTTGTCGTTGCGGGTTATAGTCAGTTAATTCCATGAACAAGCGATGGGAAGCACTGCTGAGTAAATGATAAAGCAGCCTGTTCTGTAATTGTTGTTCTTGTTCACTAAAACAATCTTCACGGTTAAAGCGATATAAGGTTAGCAAGGTAAAAATACCACTACGTTCATCTGAATGAATCGAGCTAAGGATACGTTCAATACCATAAGGGTTAAAACATTTGAGATAGAGTTCTGATTGATAAAAATCACTATCCTCTATTACATCACTCATATTCACTGCTTGTCCCTGGTTTTCAGTTAATTCACTGAAAATGGGATTTATATCGAGATATTTTAATAATTGCTCAAATATCTCGCCGGAAACATCAAGTGAATATTGGGTGTGGAAAGTTTTGGTTGATATATGACCGGTTCCCCAAATTGCACCATCAAAATGGATCACCTGGCGTAACTGCTCGAGTGCCCAGCTGGAAAATTGATCGAGTGCAATATTCGGGGCTTCTTTATAAAGCTGGCTGATAAAATGCTCAGCAGATAAATGTTTCATTGTCATGTTAACCATGTAAGTTACGTTAGGTAATTTTTACTATATTCAAGCAAACCATACTGGAGCAAACTAAAGTAGAGTTGATGCTATCAGCAGGTGCGTTAATGAAACAAGTAGAAAATTTGCATTGTGATACAGCTATTGCCGGCGGAGGAATTGCCGGTTTAGTTTGTGCTTTGGAGTTATTAGCACAAGGCGAACAGGTGATTATTGTTGACCGTGATAAAGCTGAACGGCTTGGAGGCCTAGCGCGCTGGGCTTTTGGCGGTATGGCACTTTGCGGCACTAAGCAGCAACGGCGGATGAAAATTCCCGATTCTAGCGATAAATTGTTAGCGGACTGGTACAGTTTTGCTAATTTTTCTGAACATGATTATTGGCCTAAGGCCTGGGCAAAGGAATATGCAGAACATTGTTTTGATAAAGTTTATCTTTGGTTAGATAAATTGGGGCTCAAGTTTTTACCTGCGGTTAACTGGGTCGAGCGTGGTCTTTATACACCGGGTAATTCCTTGCCTCGTTATCATGTGGTTTGGGGGACTGGCTGGCAGTTAGTGGAAACAGTTATTGAACAGTTAACACCTTATCTGGCCAATCGGCAATTGACTATCTTGTCTCAGCATAAGGCGACGGCATTTGCACAAGGGCAAGAGTTTCATTGTTTGTCGATAATCAATGAGCAAACCAACCAGAAGCTTGTCGTTAACGCTGCTAATGTTGTTATTGCTTGTGGCGGGGTTAATGGTGCGCTGGAAAATGCAAAGAAAAACTGGCTTTCAGGGTTTAATAATCCCAATGCTAATATGCTTAATGGCGCGAATCCTATTTCAGATGGCAAACTCCATCAGCAGTTAGCAGCTCAGGGAGCTAAACTGACTCATGTTGACAAAATGTGGAATTATGCCGCAGGTATACGTCATCCACAGGCGGAATTTGAACATCATGGACTCAGTTTGATCCCTTGTAAATCCGCGTTATGGTTAAATCACCGAGGGCAACGTATTGGTCCTACGCCGTTAGTGACAGGTTTTGATACTCATGAGTTATGTCAGCAAGTTGCCAAGCAGCAAAAGCCATGGACCTGGCAAATTCTAAACTGGCAGATAGCCAAAAAGGAACTGGCAGTTTCAGGCTCAGCACATAACCCATCAATTCGAGATAAAAAGCTATGGCAGTTTATAGCTGAAATTTTATTTGGCAATAAGCGTTTGGTGCGGCAATTATTAGAAGAAAGTGAAGATGTGATCTGTGCGGATTCGATTGACGGGTTAGTTCAGCAAATGAATCAGTTAACGGGTGATAATTTTGTTAATAGTGATGAGTTAA of Thalassotalea insulae contains these proteins:
- the dnaQ gene encoding DNA polymerase III subunit epsilon — translated: MLDTKNSKNNKEQRLIILDTETTGINPREGHRIVEIGCVEMINRQLTGRNYHVYIKPMQNGMQMVMEQEVIDVHGLTDDFLRDKPKFEEIAQEFIDFIKGAELVIHNAKFDVGFMDHEFMLANMGLPKTEDICTVTDTLKVSKDEFGSPKTLDYLARFYKVDKLIDRTYHGALIDAQLLAFVYVEMTRKQAALNLMVGDGTKDGEDVNAIRRLSSSRQKLKIIHATADEELAHKERLAIVAEKGSEPIWPN
- a CDS encoding TIGR03503 family protein, translated to MAKLSLIVSLIVVYLLSFTTKGFTFSETPEIKYYEQDDITNQIPYFDNRFHIDAQLEEVTLLFYRRRGTPPIILVRPDGSKYKINTIPQDKVQWYDDQTFDMIQIKKPMPGPWQAIGDILPNSKIMLVTDVRLEVEPLAEILLSGETLKVEAQIYNSDKVIDDPLFNDVIELEIAFYSTNNSAYDNFGAEPIELGTFRDDGYELDEYARDSLFTGEFTLDFSAGEWLPIYRVKMPMATRELRQKPVIVRPNPITLSIETSLSPEQGHTLTLNIDDTYVDVNSLIFQGKVIFPDRQSEPFAIMDGSGKQRIKMIDYSEPGLHRVSLNAFGTTINGREFRLVVPDFSFNVERPDGPLVPTLDGESSESSAEAAAREMAEKIAEEKAQFEMQIAQAKAEQEAQVKAREQRTWIIIGVANGIIILLGIGVFFYLRKKKLANKG
- a CDS encoding response regulator transcription factor — encoded protein: MKHLSAEHFISQLYKEAPNIALDQFSSWALEQLRQVIHFDGAIWGTGHISTKTFHTQYSLDVSGEIFEQLLKYLDINPIFSELTENQGQAVNMSDVIEDSDFYQSELYLKCFNPYGIERILSSIHSDERSGIFTLLTLYRFNREDCFSEQEQQLQNRLLYHLLSSASHRLFMELTDYNPQRQLENRSALCDAKGIYHSVTQKFLDIIEQYFPAPKLQKFPFDFLSHSTSFSYNNLLFEVLPYGELYKISVRVKNQLDQLTNREKQVVDKICQGGTFKQVARQLELSPSTVSNHLYRIYLKLGINTRSELITLVNTSQNK
- a CDS encoding FAD-dependent oxidoreductase, encoding MKQVENLHCDTAIAGGGIAGLVCALELLAQGEQVIIVDRDKAERLGGLARWAFGGMALCGTKQQRRMKIPDSSDKLLADWYSFANFSEHDYWPKAWAKEYAEHCFDKVYLWLDKLGLKFLPAVNWVERGLYTPGNSLPRYHVVWGTGWQLVETVIEQLTPYLANRQLTILSQHKATAFAQGQEFHCLSIINEQTNQKLVVNAANVVIACGGVNGALENAKKNWLSGFNNPNANMLNGANPISDGKLHQQLAAQGAKLTHVDKMWNYAAGIRHPQAEFEHHGLSLIPCKSALWLNHRGQRIGPTPLVTGFDTHELCQQVAKQQKPWTWQILNWQIAKKELAVSGSAHNPSIRDKKLWQFIAEILFGNKRLVRQLLEESEDVICADSIDGLVQQMNQLTGDNFVNSDELTKVIKGYDQQFANGASIENDDQVRRIRHARQWRPDRLRTCTPAPIGKNPQKNPLIAIRVQLIARKSLGGIQTNLNSQVLDQAGNVMQGLYCIGEAAGFGGGGANGEKSLEGTFLAGCILTARNAAKAITSAR